The genome window TTTAATCCCTGCATCCTGTGCTGGTTCCAACGCATTTTCATGTATCCACTGGCCGTCATACTGGGCGTCGCGGCCCTGGGCGGCGACCTGCGTGTGCGCCGCTACGTGGTGCCGCTGGCCGGAATTGGCGTACTGGTGGCCCTGTACCACAACCTGGAAACCTGGGGCGTGGTGCCTGTGCCGCGCGCCTGTACCGCCGACCCTTCGGCCTCGTGCGGCACCCCCTGGCCGGTCTGGGGCCTGAACTCTCCACTCAACACCATCCTGACCATCCCAGTTCTGAGCATGATTGCTTTTACCCTGATTCTTCTGCTGCTGAGCTGGAAGCGCACGCCAAAAGCTGTCTAAATCCACATAACGAAAAGGGCCATCGTGCAGTTGGCCCTTTGTCCTTCCCACTCCCTACAGCCCATTCCCCACTCCCTCTCTACACCGGTCGCCCCGCCATCATGAAACTGGCGGTCATGCCGCCGTCCACCGCCAAAACTGCGCCGGTGATAAAGCTGGCCTCGTCACTGCCCAGAAAGTAGACGGCCTGGGCCACCTCGCGCGGGATGCCCAGGCGGCGCAGGGCGTGCAGGTCTTCATAGTCGCGCCGGGTCTGGGCGGGGTCCTCACTGTTCTGGATGCTCTGCAGTACGGCTTCGGTGCTGATGGCGCCCGGCGCCACTGCGTTGACGCGCAGGCCGTGTGGGGCCAGGTCCAGGGCCATCGCACGGGTCAGGTTCACCAGGCCGCCCTTGCTGGCGTTGTAGGCGGCATTGTCCTGTTCGGCAAACAGGCCCTGCACACTGGCGACATTCACCACTGCCCCGCCGCGCGGCAGCAGCTCGACCAGCTCACGGGTCAGCAGCAGTGGGGCCGTCAGGTTCACGTTCAGGGTTCTGGCCCAGCCGCGTTCACTGACCTCCAGCACGCTGCCGTGGGCGCCCTGGTAAGCCGCGTTGTTGACCAGCACGTCCACCCGCCCCATCTCGCGCGCCGCACGCCCAATGCGGGCGCGGCCAGCGGCGGTGCTGACATCGGCCTTGACGCGCCGGCCTCCGCGCAGGGTGGGCGGCAGGTTCAGGTCGGCACTGAGGACGCGCCAGCCACGTTCGGTGTACAGCTCGGCAATCGCGCGCCCAATGCCTCTGGCCGCCCCCGTGACGATGACACCCGCTGGCAAGGTCGTTTCGCTCATGCCTCCAGTGTTGTGGGTGCGCGGCTGCGGGAGGAGAAGTGCTAAGGGTCGCTCAATAGGGAGGGGGGCGTGGGGCAGAGGAAAGGGGAACGGAAAAGGGCCTGCCCCGATTCTGGAGCAGGCCCTTTGCTATCGGAGCGGAGGGGAGAGGCGGCACACTTCCACGCCCCACTCTCGACTTCCCACTTACCTTTTGCTCGCCTCAATCAGCGCGGGCACGATTTCGTTGATGTCGCCCACAATGCCGTAGTCGGCCACCTTGAAAATCGGCGCCTCGGCGTCCTTGTTGATGGCGATGATGTTCTTGCTCTTGCCCATGCCGCTCAGGTGCTGCACGGCGCCGCTGACGCCTAGGGCAATGTAGGCGCCGGGCTGCACGGTCTTGCCGGTCTGACCCACCTGCTCGGCGTAGGGGCGCCAGCCGGCGTCCACCACGGCGCGCGTGGCGCCCACGCCAGCGCCCAGGGCGTCGGCCAGGCCCTCGACATACTTCGAGAAGTTCTCGGCGTTACCCACACCGCGCCCGCCCGTCACGATGACGTCGGCTTCGGTCAGGGCCACGCGGCTGCTCTTTTCTACACTTCTGCCGGTGACTTCCACGCGGGACGCGGGCAGGGTCAGTTCCACGTCGTACTGCTCGCCAGCCTCTCCTGCTGGTGCGGCTGCCTCAAACGAACCGGGTTTGACCGTCACGACCACCACGGGACCTTCGGCCTCCACAGTTTCGGTCACGCGGGCCAGGTAGGTGTAGCGCTGGGCTTGCAGGGCGGCGCCATTGGCTTTGAGGCTGGTGGCGTCTTCCAGGTAAGGGGCGTCCAGTTTGACGGCCACACGCGGGGCGAACTCGCGGCCCGAACGGCTGCCGCCGATGATGACGGTATGGGCCTCACCTTCACCTGCGATCTGGGTGGTGGCCGCCGCCCAGGCTTCGGCGTTGTAGGTGGCCAGGACAGGCAGGTCGGCCACCAGGACCTGGTCGGCCACAGCGGCGGCCTCGGTGGCAATGGGCGCAACGTTCTGGCCCAGGACCAGCACGGTGACAGGGCCTTCACGGCCCGAATCACGGGCGGCGGTGACCATTTCCAGGGTGGACTTCGCCAGCTTGCCGGCGCTGTGTTCAGCAACAATCAGAATCATGGGGAACCTCCGGTTCCGTCAGAGAGAAAGAGGGAAAAGTGCATCGGCAAGAGGCCGAGCGTTTGGGGCACCGGCTGGGCAGAGCAGCGCTCTGTGCCCCCAAACCCTGCTCAGGCAATCACTTTGGCTTCGCTGCGCAGCAGTTCCAGCAATCTTGCGGCGGCGGCCTGCGGGTCCTTGCCGTCAATCATGGTGTTGCGCCGCGCGCGGGTCTGAATCTCGGCGTTTACGGTGCGCACGCGGTTCTGGAGGCCGTAGCTGGCGGCGTCGTCCTTGCGCAGCTCTTTTTTCTTGGCCTTCATGATATTGGGTAGCGTGGGGTAACGCGGCTCGTTGAGGCCCTGCTGGGTGCTGACCACGGCGGGCAACTCGGCCCGGAAGCTCTCGTTGCCGTCATCCACGTCGTGGCGGCCGGTCAGCGTCCCGCCGTCCAGTTTCAGCTCGTTGGTCCAGGTCAGCTGAGGCCAGCCCAGGCGCTCGGCGCTGGCGGCGCCCAGGGCCTGCGAGTCCCAGTCAGCTTCCTGACCGCCCACCAGAATGAGCTGCACGTTCTCGGCCTGCGCCACCTGTGCCACGACCTTGCTCAGGGTCACGGCGTCAAACTTCTCGTCGGTTTCCACATGAATGGCGCGGTCCACGCCCATCGCCAGGGCGGTGCGCAGCGCGTCCTCGTTGCGCTTGGGGCCGATGGCCAGCGCAATAATCTGCTCGATAGGCGCGCCGCCTTCGCGCAGTCGCAGGGCTTCTTCCACGCCGTACTCGTCCATGCCGTCCATAACAAGGGTGGTGCCATCCAGGTCAACGGCCTGGCTGTTGATTTTCACGCGCGCTTCGGCGTCAGGAACTTGGCGAATCAGGGTCAGGATATTCATGCGGCCTCCGTGGGGTCGTGTGTGGGGAAGATGCTGGCGTGCCCAGCATGACAAATTAGACTCGGTTCAAGTTTAGCAGGTGTCCCAATTTCTGACCAGTATGAGGAGGAGGTGGTGAGGGTCGGGCAGGTCGGCTGGCACGGACAGCTGTGGCTATCTGAACCTCCGCGTGGGCCCTCAGCGAACCTTTATGCAAGCCAGCACCTAAATCCGCCGTCAACTGGCTCATGGAAGTTTCTCATGTTCAGCCCTGAGGCTACTTCTCATGAAGAAGCTCCTTCCCCTGACCCTTCTGACCTTGGCTGCCAGCACGGCCGGCGCGCAGTCCCTGAACGGCGTCGAACTCGGCCTGACCGGCGGCTATGCCGGTGGCCTGAGCGGCGAAGTTTTTGTCCACGCGCCCAATGTGCTTGGCCCCATTGGCATCAAGGCTGGCGTGGCGTATGGCCGCGCGTCGGACGCTATTAACGACAACGCTTCCAACAACCTGGGCGGCACTCTGGGCGACTACAAGAAGCCCACCAGCCAGGGTGGGCTGGGCTACACCGAGAGCGGCAGCAGCACTGTGGCCTCGCTGGACGGCACCTATAACCTGGGCGAAGTGGCGCCTGGTGTTGGCACGGCCCTGTACGCAGGTGGCCGCTACGGCATGTTCCGCTCTGACTTTGGGGATTCCTCGCAGAGCACCACCTACACCAGCAATGCGTTCGGCGTGGGCGCTGGCGTAATGGTCAGCTACGCTCTGACCGGTGGTCTGAGCTTGGTCGGCGATGTCGGTGTGGATACGTTCTTCCGCTCGGCCATCACTACTAATGACAACAAGGGTAACGTGGTGACCTCGCAGCCCAACCAAGGCGACTACAGCACGGTGAGCAATATCTTCGTTCGCCCTGGCACGGTCTTCAAGGCCCGTATCGGCGTTAAGACCAGTTTCTAACCTTTCTCCCCCTAGCCAGCCTCCTCTGTGGGGCTGGTTTTTTGTGTGGCGCTGAGATGCTGGCGCAGCAGTTCAAATCCCGCCACCGCACGCGGAAAACCCAGGTACGGCACGCACATGTGCAGCGCCCCCCGCACCTCCGCCTCGGTGGCGCCAGCGTTGAGTGCGCCGCGCAGATGGGTCCTCAGCTCGGGCGGACTGCCCAGCGACACCAGCAGCGCGCAGGCAATCAGCTCCTTGGTCTTCAGGTCCAGGCCAGGCCGGTCATAGACCGTGTCGTAGGCGAACACCTGAATATCGTGGGCCAGGTGGGGGTCCAGGGCCTGAAGCCGGGCCAGGATGCGTTCCTGCTGGTCTCCAAAAATGATGTCGCGGGCGTGGGGGTCGCTCATGGCCTCACGGTAGCGGGCAAGAGGGAGGCAAGAAAGAAGTTCGTCACAGCCCACGCGCTACAGTTTCAGTGTGGCGTAGATGTGAACGGAACGTAAGGTTTCCCCTGCCTGACACGCAGGCGCGGCGATAGTCTACCCTCAAGGTGTTTACCGTCTCGCTCAACCTGCACAGGAGGCTCTCTCTGCCACCCTGCTTTCAACGTTCCCGCGCCGCCTGCGCTTGCCCTGGGGGTTACCCATGAACAGATACGATGACCGCGCCCGACTGGTGTTTCACTACGCCCGTGAAGAGGGCAACCGCCTGGGACACGCGATGGTCGGCCCCGAACACCTGCTGCTGGGGCTGATGCGCGAAGGCGGCACGGCCGCCAGCATCCTGGGTGAATTTGGCGCGTCGCTGGACGGCCTGCGCCGCCGCGTCGAGGAAATCATCGGGCGCGGCGAGGGCAACCGCCTGAACGACGCCCCCAGCATTACCCCGCGCGCCCGCCGCGTGATGGAACTGGCCAGCACCGAGGCCCGGCAGCTGGGCGCCCAGGTCACCAGCACCGAGCACATCCTGCTGGGGATTATCCGCGAAGGTGACGGTGTGGCCTTCCGCATCCTGCAGGAGCTGACCAAGGATGTGGACACGATCCGCTGGCGCATTCTGGCGCAGGGAGAGGGCCAGGGCACCAAGCCCGCCAAGCCGGTCGCCACGCCCTTTCTGGACGAGTACGGCCGCGACCTGACCAAGTGGGCGCGCGAGGGCAAGCTGGACCCTGTGATTGGCCGCAGCGAGGAAATCCGCCGCGTCACGCAGATCCTGACCCGCCGCACCAAGAACAACCCGGTGCTGATCGGTGACCCCGGCGTGGGCAAGACCGCCATCGTCGAGGGGCTGGCCCTGGCCATCCACGAAAAGCGCACGCCGCCCAACCTCCACGGGGTCCGGCTGGTCAGCCTGGACCTCAGCGGCGTGGTGGCCGGCACCAAGTACCGGGGTGAGTTTGAGGAGCGGCTGCGCCAGATTATTGAGGAGCTGCGCAACGCCAAGGTGATGGCCTTTATTGACGAGCTGCACACCCTGGTCGGGGCAGGCGGCGCGGAAGGCACGCTGGACGCCGCCAACATTCTCAAGCCGGCCCTGAGCCGCGGCGAGATTCAGGTCATCGGCGCGACGACCACTGGCGAATACCACCGCTACATCGAAAAGGACGCCGCCCTGGAACGCCGCTTCCAGCCGGTGATCGTGCTGGAACCCAGCCCTGCCGAAACCCTGCAAATCCTGCGCGGCCTCAAGCCCAAGTACGAGGAGCACCACGGCGTGCAGATTCCCGAGCAGGCGCTGGAATTGGCCGTACGGATTGGCGAACGCAGTCTGCCGGGCCGCAACTTCCCTGACAAGGCGATTGACCTGATTGACGAGGCCGCCAGCCGGGTGCGCCTGAACATGAGCATCGGCCTGCCGGTGGCCGAGACCGAGGACGGCGAGCCCTACGTCACTCGCGAGGACATCGAGAGCGTTATCAATTCGATGGGCGGCATTTATAGCGAGGAAACTGCGGCGCAACTGGTGGACCTGGAAAGCCAACTGACCGACCAAGTGTATGGGCAGCCTGACGCCATCCGGGCCCTGTCTAGTGCCCTGCGCCGCGCCCGCGTGGGGCTGGGGGGCCGCACCCGCGTGGCCGCCAGCTTCCTGTTTGTGGGGTCCAGCGGCGTGGGCAAAACGCACCTGGCCAAGGCCCTGGCCCGCACCCTCTTTGGCAGCGAGCGCAGCCTGATCCGCATGGACATGAGTGAGTTTCAGGAGAGCCACTCGGTGAGCAAGCTGATCGGGTCGCCCCCCGGATACGTGGGCTATGAGCAGGGCGGCCGCCTGACCGAAGCGGTGCGCCGTCAGCCGTTCAGCGTGATTCTGCTCGACGAGATCGAAAAGGCCCACCCCGACGTGTACAACACCTTCTTGCAGGTGCTGGACGACGGGCGCCTGACCGACGGCCTGGGCCGCACCGTGGATTTCCGCCGCACGATCATCATCATGACGAGCAACACGGGCTTTAACGTCAATCCGACGGTGGGCTTCAGTCCAGTGACGCCCGACAACAATGCGCCGCTGCGCCACATCTTTACGCCGGAATTTCTGGACCGTTTGGACGAGGTCATCCGCTTCAAGTCGCTGGGCGAGGAAGAACTGGTGCGCGTGGCCCAGCAGCTGATGGGCGAGATGCGTGAGGAACTGGCCAGCCGCGAGATAACCGTGACCTTCGATCCGGCTATTGCCGCCTGGCTGGTGAGCAAGCTCAAGTCCCGTAGTCCCAAGCACGCGGTGGGCAGCAGCCGCCAGCTGCGCACCCTGGTCCGCGAGGAAATCGAGGACCCGCTGGCCATGGAACTGGCGCACAACCACGGCGAGGAAGTGCGCGTGGTGCTGGGCCAGGAAGGCATTCAGTTCGAGAAGGGCGAGGAAGCCGCGCCAAGACAGATCCTGGCGTAAGCAGAAAGCTTCTCTTCAGCCGCTGTTCCTTCCGGGGGCAGCGGTTGTCTTTGGCGCTGTGTGGCGTGAATCACTCTGCTCGCAGGTCCATTCAAGAAAGTTAGGTAGGTGTGGAGCGTCCGAAGAGAGATGTGAGGAGGTCAGTTTCCCCCTTGCTAGTGGTGAAGGACCACACGCCGCTGTCGAGGCGTTATACGGGTGCCGTCTGTTCTGTTGACGTCTCGTCGAGGTGCAATCACCACGCCCGTCAGTCCGCTTGTCCTTCCATTCGCTCTGAGGTCATGGGGTTTGCCCACGGGCCACTCAGCGTCCGTATCACACACTACCGCCAGAGCAGACACCTGCAAAGCGGTTGGCCGCCCCCAAACCTCTTGCCGGGAACCATCTTTCCCAGTCACCCAGGTACGATAGCCGTCATGACGAAGAGCATCCACGATTTTCAGGACGAACACGGGCGCATTCACACCTGGCCCAGCGACCGCCGCCGCGCCCACCAGCTGGCCATTCTGGATTACCTGACGGGCCTGCTGGACCCCGGCGTCTCGTATGACCAGGGGCAGGTGGACCAGCTGCTGGCGGATCACAGCACTCTGCCGGACCCCAGCGTGCTGCTGACAGAGCTTGTTGAGGGTGATTACCTGGCCACCGACGGTCAGGTCTACTGGCGGGCCGATGGCCGCCCCGGCACCAGACCTTCAGGTGAGCGTGGCTAAAGTCCGGACCAGCTACGTCTGCACCAGTTGCGGTTACCAGGCGGCCAAGCCGCTGGGCCGCTGCCCTAACTGCCAGGCCTGGAACTCGTTTGAGGAAGAAGCGCCGGCCCTGGTGTCCGGCAAGAGTGGACGCGGTGGGGCCTACGGTGGGGTCACGGGCGGCAAGCTGACCCCGCTCTCGAATGTGGGCCGGCGCGAGGAGCCACGCACCCCCAGTGGGATTCCTGAACTGGACCGCGTGCTGGGGGGCGGTTTGGTGGCAGGCGGAGTGACCCTGATTGGCGGCGAACCCGGCATTGGCAAAAGCACGTTGCTGCTGCAAGTGGCCGACCGGGTGGCCAGTACGGCGGGCCCAGTCCTCTACGTGGCGGGCGAGGAATCGCTGGAACAGATTCGACTGCGCGCCGACCGTCTGGGCGTGACTGCCGATATTCAGCTCACCCGTGACACCCGCGCCGAACACGTCGCTGCCCTGATGGCCGAACACAAGCCCGCTCTGTGCATCGTGGACAGTATTCAGACCGTCACGGTTGAGGGTGAAGGAGCCCCCGGCGGTGTGGCCCAGGTGCGCGACGGCACCTCCATGTTGACCCGCGCGGCCAAAGAGACGGGCACGGCAACCGTGCTGGTGGGTCACGTCACCAAGGACGGCACCGTGGCTGGGCCTAAGGTCATGGAACATATCGTGGACACCACCGTCTTTCTAGAGTCGGTGGGGGCGTACCGGCTGCTGCGCAGCGTCAAAAACCGCTTTGGGCAGGCCGGGGAACTGGGCGTCTTCGAGATGCGCGGCGATGGCCTGATGGCCGTGGAGAACCCCAGCGCCGCTTTCCTGGCCGAGCGGCCTGTGGGCGTGCCGGGCAGCGTGGTGGCCTCCACCATTGATGGGCAGCGGCCCATGCTGCTGGAGGTGCAGGCGCTGGCCAGCAAGACGCCCTACCCCAACGCCCGGCGCGTGGTGGTGGGACTGGATCCCCGGCGGGTGGACGTGGTGCTGGCCGTGCTGGAGCGCCGGCTGGACCTGACGCTGGGCGGGTTGGACATCTACGTCAACCTGGCCGGTGGTCTGAAGGTGCCGGACCCCGGCCTGGACCTGGCCGTGGCGCTGGCAGTGTATTCGGCGGTGGTGGGGCGCGCCCTGCCGCAAAACGTGGCGGTGTTTGGCGAGGTGGGCCTGGCCGGCGAGGTCAGAAGCACCCAGGCGGCCCTACGCCGCGCCGAGGAAGCCCGACGCGCCGGTTACGAGCGCCTCGTGGTGCCGCCCGGCCTGGACGGTGTGCGCGGGGTCAAAAGCGTCGAAGAGGCTGTGGGCGCGGTCTGGGGCGGGCGGGAGCGGGGCGCATAGGTGTGGTGGACCCTCCTCCCACGACGGTCCCTGTGCCTCTGGCCCCGGCTCGGTCGCCGCTGTGGTTTGTCGGCGTAGTGTGGCTGGCGCCCCTCTTGCTTATCGCTGCGCCGTGGCTGCCCGACCCGGATAGCCCGGCGCTGCCGCTGGCGGGTCAGGTGCTCCTGAGCCTGCTGGGGCTGGGCCTGTTGCTGGGCTTTGTGCTGGTGCCCCGGCGGCTGTCTTATACCCTGACCCGCACCGGGCTGCGGGTGGGCCGCGCCTCCGGCACCTTTGAGTGGCCCTACCGCGACCTGCGCGCCCAGGCCACAGGCGGCGCGCTGGGGCTGAGGGTGGGCGGCGTGGGCCTGCCCGGCTACCACAGCGGCAATTATGCCTGGAAGGGTGATGGACCCCGGCAAGTGCAGGCGCTGAGCTCCGGCATACACCAGCACGCCCTGGTGGAGGTCCGGGGCGTTCCTCACTTTCTGACACCCGCCGACCCGGAAGGCTTTCTGCGTGCCCTGGTCGAAAGAGGAGTGCCAGTCAGCGGTTCGGCCCGTGGTTGGCAAGGCGGCGTGAAGAGGCCCAGCAGCGCCCGTGAGAAGGCCCTCGACCCGACCCAACGTAGAGCCTAAGACGAGTGCCGCCCATTTCCATAACAGGGACGCTGCCGTCATGCCCGGAAATCCGTCCCTTTTCCTGCTCCCTCTGGTCGAGAAAATTTCGTCATACGTTCTGGCATTTTTCGGACTCGATATGACAGGACCAGCAGGCCTGTTGCTCAGCAGAGCGATCGGCCCAGGCCGTCACCAGTACCGTTCAGCGCCGCCCCTACAATCCCTGCGGCGCTGCTCCTAATCCTTACCTTCCGCCAATCCGGTAGCTCACACCAAAGCGGAAGCGGGTGCTCTGCTCGGTGTTCTGCACCCCGATACTGACGTTGGTGCGCGAATTCAGGTTGTAGCCGGCGCTGAAGCTGGGGCGAATGGACTGGAGGTTCAGTCCTTGCAGCGGGGTGGTGGCGCGGAAGGTAAAGCGCCCGTCTGGGGTGCTGTATTCGGCGTTCAGCAACCCCTCGCCGTTCAGGTCCACCTGGTATTGCAGGTACAGGTCGCGCGTCAGGTATGACCCCAGGGTGATGGTCGCGCCCAGAGAATCGCCCGCAATCTGCGGGGTAAAGCGGAACACATCCAGCCCAAAGGCGTTGGCCACCGTGCGTTCCAGCTCGCCCAGGACAAAGACATTCAGGGCGGTCTGCAGGGCGCTGCTGCCCAGGGCGGCCAGGTTGTTCGGCAGGGTGGCCAGGTTGGGCACGCCGGTCGCCACCAGGGCGTAGAGTTCGGCCTCGCCGTAGGGCACGCCGGTATTGGGGTCGGCGCACTCGGCGGTGATCTGGGTGCAGGTCAGGGTGGTGTTCAGGCTCAGCACCGTGTCGCCGCTGGCGCGGGCCACAAACTCGCCCGCCACCGTCAGGGTGACCGGCACCCGCTGGGTAATCGCCGTGTCGCCGCGTGTGGTGCGCCCGCTGACGGTGCCGCTGGCCGTCACATTAAACCGGGGATACACGTTGTCGCCTTCAAAGGTCACGGCGCTGTCGCCCAGCGTGAACTCGTTCTCGCGCAGGTAGATAAAGCCGCGCTGAGAGCGAATCTCGCCGGCCAGGCGGGGGCGGTCGCCCGACCCGGACAGCACCAAGCCGCCGGCAAATTCGGCGCGGGCCAGGTTCTCGTCTACCCGGATACCGCTGCTGGCGCGAATAGGAATGTCCTCAAAGACCAGCCGTTCCAGAATGGGCAGGCTGGGCGCGCGCTCCTCCTCGCCCTCCTGCGCCGGCTGCGGGAAGGTCGTGTACTCGGGGGCCAGGGGGCTGGCGTAATTGTCGGTGGGGCGGCCACCTGCGCCCGTACTGCTCTGGCCGGGGGCCGGGATGGTGGCCGGGGCATTCACGCGCCCCAGCACGAGGCGGGTAAAGTCAGCCGCTCCCTGCACGCGAATCAGGGTGCCGTCGTCGGTGGCGCGCAGGTCGGCGTTCAGGGCACTTTCGCGGCCGTAAATGGCGGCCAGTGGCAGGTTGTAATTGCGGGCGCTCAGGGTCAGGTCAATCAGGGGCGCGACGGTCCCGCTCACACTGAGGGTGCCACCGCCCGCCGCGCCGGTACTGGTGCTGCTGGCCGTGACGGTCCAGCGGTCACCTGGCTGCTGCTCCAGTCGCACCTGGGCGGCGGGGAGCGCCCCCAGGGCGGCGGGGGCCAGCAGGCCACGGAAGGTCGCCACGGTGCTGCTCAGGCGGCCCTGGGTGAGCTGCCCGCGGAGCTCGACCACGCCGTCGGCGCCCACCGTGCCGCCGGTCAGCACCTGCCCGCCCGCTGCAAAGGCGCCGCTGTCGGGCAGGTCGCCGGCAAAGTCGGGAATCTGTACGCTCAGGCCCGCCAGCGCGCCGTCCAGGCTGCGCGCCCGCACCGAACCGCGTGGACGGTCGTAAGTGCCGGCCACACTGAGGGTCACGCTGCCTTTCAGGCTGGGTTGCAGGGCTGCCAGCCCCGGCACCAGCCGCAGCGCGGGGGTAAAGGTCGTGTTGGCCAGCTGGGCCGTGAGGTCCACCTGCTGGCGGGTGTACTGGCCCCGTACGTTCCAGGTGCCGGCGCCCGTCAGCTGGATGTTCACGCCGCGCAGTTCGCGGGCCGCGTAGTCCAGGGTGCCGGTGCCGGTCAGGGTCTCGGTCACGGCCGCCTCGCCCTCGCCGCTGGTGGCGCTGACGCGGATGCGCTCGGCGACCACGTTTACCTGCCCCGCCAGTGGGTCGGCCAGGGGGAACCGGAAGCGCGCCACGCCCGTCACCACACCTTCGCCCGGCGCGGTCCCGGTTGCGGCCCCTACCACCGCGCCCACCGGCAGCGCGCGCAGGTTGCCCTGCCCGAAGACGGCCCCGTCACTCAGCCCTGCCGTAAAGTCCGACTCGCCCAGGAAGCCGCGAATGCGCCAGTCGCCCGCCACCTGCGTCCCTTCCAGGCGTGCGGGGAGGCGCTGGCTACCCAGTGTCAGGTCATCCGAGCGCAGCACGAAGGTGCCGCCGCCGTCGCGCAGGGTGGCCTCGCCGCTCAGGCGCCCGCCCAGGGCCGGGGCCGTCACCAGGTCACCCAGGGCCAGGTCATCGGCAGTCGCGCGTACCGAGTAGCCCTCGCCGGTGGGGGCCACCGCCAGCGGCCCCGCCAGGGCCGGCAGCAGGTCGGCCAGCCCGCCCGAAGCGGTCACGATGGCCTGGCCCATCTGGCCGGTGCCAATCAGGTCGGCGCGGAAACTCTGGCCGGCCAGGGTGGCGCTGCCGCTGACCGCCAGCGTCTGCCCGGCCAGGGTCAGGGGCACGCGGGCGGCCTCCAGGCGGCCCTGCACGCCATCCGCGCCGGCTTGCAGGTTCACGTCCAGGGTGCCGCTCCCTTGCCGCAACTGCCCAGTGAGGGCGCCCGTCCAGAAGGCCCCGCCCTGTGCCGTCTGGAGCTGTGGCGCCTGAACTTGCGCCGCTTGAAATTGCAAGGTGCCGCTGCTCAGGGCCAGGGTCGCGCGCACCTCGGGGCGGCCCGCGCGCAGGGTCACGTCAGCGCTGACGTTGCCACTCAGCGGCAGGTCAAGGTAAGGCGCGCGGTACGGGGTCAGCAGGTTGGCCACCTGAAGGGCCAGCTGGCCGTCCCCGCTGTCGGGGTTCAGGGTGCCGCGAGCGGTCAGCACGCCGCTCAGGCCCCCAATCCCCAGCTGGCCCAGATTCAGGCCCGGCAGGTCGGCGCTCAGGGCCGTGCCGGTCCAGCGCACGGTGCCGCTGCGTTCTCCATCCGAGACGCTCAGGTCAGCCGCGCGCAGGCTGGCGGTGCCGCTGGCCCGCCACTCGCCCCGGCGCACGCTCAGCTGCGCCTGCGGGTCGCCGACTGGCCCGCTGGGCGTGACCGTCAGCGAGAGTTCGGGGCGGGTCAGGCCGGCCGCGCCCAGCAGGCGCCAGGTGCCGCCCGCATCTGGCCGCGCCTCAATGACGCCGCTGGCCTGGGCGCCGGGGCCGTCCACTAGGCGCAGCTGCAC of Deinococcus betulae contains these proteins:
- a CDS encoding carboxymuconolactone decarboxylase family protein → MSDPHARDIIFGDQQERILARLQALDPHLAHDIQVFAYDTVYDRPGLDLKTKELIACALLVSLGSPPELRTHLRGALNAGATEAEVRGALHMCVPYLGFPRAVAGFELLRQHLSATQKTSPTEEAG
- the radA gene encoding DNA repair protein RadA, which codes for MAKVRTSYVCTSCGYQAAKPLGRCPNCQAWNSFEEEAPALVSGKSGRGGAYGGVTGGKLTPLSNVGRREEPRTPSGIPELDRVLGGGLVAGGVTLIGGEPGIGKSTLLLQVADRVASTAGPVLYVAGEESLEQIRLRADRLGVTADIQLTRDTRAEHVAALMAEHKPALCIVDSIQTVTVEGEGAPGGVAQVRDGTSMLTRAAKETGTATVLVGHVTKDGTVAGPKVMEHIVDTTVFLESVGAYRLLRSVKNRFGQAGELGVFEMRGDGLMAVENPSAAFLAERPVGVPGSVVASTIDGQRPMLLEVQALASKTPYPNARRVVVGLDPRRVDVVLAVLERRLDLTLGGLDIYVNLAGGLKVPDPGLDLAVALAVYSAVVGRALPQNVAVFGEVGLAGEVRSTQAALRRAEEARRAGYERLVVPPGLDGVRGVKSVEEAVGAVWGGRERGA
- a CDS encoding ATP-dependent Clp protease ATP-binding subunit, whose amino-acid sequence is MNRYDDRARLVFHYAREEGNRLGHAMVGPEHLLLGLMREGGTAASILGEFGASLDGLRRRVEEIIGRGEGNRLNDAPSITPRARRVMELASTEARQLGAQVTSTEHILLGIIREGDGVAFRILQELTKDVDTIRWRILAQGEGQGTKPAKPVATPFLDEYGRDLTKWAREGKLDPVIGRSEEIRRVTQILTRRTKNNPVLIGDPGVGKTAIVEGLALAIHEKRTPPNLHGVRLVSLDLSGVVAGTKYRGEFEERLRQIIEELRNAKVMAFIDELHTLVGAGGAEGTLDAANILKPALSRGEIQVIGATTTGEYHRYIEKDAALERRFQPVIVLEPSPAETLQILRGLKPKYEEHHGVQIPEQALELAVRIGERSLPGRNFPDKAIDLIDEAASRVRLNMSIGLPVAETEDGEPYVTREDIESVINSMGGIYSEETAAQLVDLESQLTDQVYGQPDAIRALSSALRRARVGLGGRTRVAASFLFVGSSGVGKTHLAKALARTLFGSERSLIRMDMSEFQESHSVSKLIGSPPGYVGYEQGGRLTEAVRRQPFSVILLDEIEKAHPDVYNTFLQVLDDGRLTDGLGRTVDFRRTIIIMTSNTGFNVNPTVGFSPVTPDNNAPLRHIFTPEFLDRLDEVIRFKSLGEEELVRVAQQLMGEMREELASREITVTFDPAIAAWLVSKLKSRSPKHAVGSSRQLRTLVREEIEDPLAMELAHNHGEEVRVVLGQEGIQFEKGEEAAPRQILA
- a CDS encoding disulfide bond formation protein B, translated to MTRDNRLYLAWVVALVATLGSLYFSEVRQFNPCILCWFQRIFMYPLAVILGVAALGGDLRVRRYVVPLAGIGVLVALYHNLETWGVVPVPRACTADPSASCGTPWPVWGLNSPLNTILTIPVLSMIAFTLILLLLSWKRTPKAV
- a CDS encoding electron transfer flavoprotein subunit alpha/FixB family protein; the encoded protein is MILIVAEHSAGKLAKSTLEMVTAARDSGREGPVTVLVLGQNVAPIATEAAAVADQVLVADLPVLATYNAEAWAAATTQIAGEGEAHTVIIGGSRSGREFAPRVAVKLDAPYLEDATSLKANGAALQAQRYTYLARVTETVEAEGPVVVVTVKPGSFEAAAPAGEAGEQYDVELTLPASRVEVTGRSVEKSSRVALTEADVIVTGGRGVGNAENFSKYVEGLADALGAGVGATRAVVDAGWRPYAEQVGQTGKTVQPGAYIALGVSGAVQHLSGMGKSKNIIAINKDAEAPIFKVADYGIVGDINEIVPALIEASKR
- a CDS encoding electron transfer flavoprotein subunit beta/FixA family protein, with amino-acid sequence MNILTLIRQVPDAEARVKINSQAVDLDGTTLVMDGMDEYGVEEALRLREGGAPIEQIIALAIGPKRNEDALRTALAMGVDRAIHVETDEKFDAVTLSKVVAQVAQAENVQLILVGGQEADWDSQALGAASAERLGWPQLTWTNELKLDGGTLTGRHDVDDGNESFRAELPAVVSTQQGLNEPRYPTLPNIMKAKKKELRKDDAASYGLQNRVRTVNAEIQTRARRNTMIDGKDPQAAAARLLELLRSEAKVIA
- a CDS encoding SDR family NAD(P)-dependent oxidoreductase translates to MSETTLPAGVIVTGAARGIGRAIAELYTERGWRVLSADLNLPPTLRGGRRVKADVSTAAGRARIGRAAREMGRVDVLVNNAAYQGAHGSVLEVSERGWARTLNVNLTAPLLLTRELVELLPRGGAVVNVASVQGLFAEQDNAAYNASKGGLVNLTRAMALDLAPHGLRVNAVAPGAISTEAVLQSIQNSEDPAQTRRDYEDLHALRRLGIPREVAQAVYFLGSDEASFITGAVLAVDGGMTASFMMAGRPV
- a CDS encoding DUF2087 domain-containing protein → MTKSIHDFQDEHGRIHTWPSDRRRAHQLAILDYLTGLLDPGVSYDQGQVDQLLADHSTLPDPSVLLTELVEGDYLATDGQVYWRADGRPGTRPSGERG